The genomic interval CGTTGCGCGAAGTTGAGTTTATAAAGCTGGACTGCCAGGAGGGCGCACTATGTTGCTGGGAGTTTGTTTGCGCTCTCGAAGTACTGCAGCTATGCGAACAGGCAATGGAACCCAACGAGGTGACCTGCTTCCAGCACTGTGCACCAATTTGGAACCTGGCCAAGGACAAGCTCTATGAGTTGGGCAAGTTGTGTGGCCTATTGCCAGGCTGTACGCCCAGTTCCGAGCAGTTGCACATCGTCGTGCAACTCTCCTCGGGCATTGGCGATGCGCCGCCCCAACAGCAGTTTCTTCAGGCCATGCCGCAATTGCGTGATCGTTCGCCCAATCGCAAGCCCAAACTGTCGGCGGCGCAACAGCTTAAGGAAGCATTGGGCTCGAATCAGACATTCCAAAAGCTCTATCTCGAGCTGGCCGAGCTGGCAATTAGCACATACAAGCATGTGACGCGATTGCGCTCTGCCCGACTGGTTGGTCTGGATTTGGGAAAATTCTACTGTGCTCTGAATGAGCCCCACAAAGCGGTGGGTTTCTTTACTGATTTGTTGCGGGAACTGAAGGCGGAGAACTGGCATATGCTCAGCTCACAGACACTGCTGGAGCTGGCCAATTGCTATCGCAAAATGGGCGACTCGCTTGCCTACACCAAAACCTGCAGCTCTATTTCCTGCTGCGCCGAGTTGGAGACACTTGTGCGCACTTTTTACTTTGATGAGTTCCTTAAATCGTTGAAAACTCTGAAGACAACGTTGTCGGCACAGCCATCCGTAGAGAATGCGAACTATTGTGTGCTGGAGGATCATTTTCGGATAGTGGACATCGCGGTGCAGAATACAAAGATCATTATACAAGATGATCatttgctggtgcagctgaagGTGGAAAGTCTGTATCCGCGTGAGATTGTGGCCGAGTGCATAAAGCTGTGCTATGAGCTGCACGTAACACCCGAGATGGATACAGCTTTGCAGGATGTTTCTCTGGTACCTGCACAGCACAGGGAGTGCTCATCGCGGCTTAAAGTCTCTTTGCAACTGTTCCATAAGCAAGACAATACGCTCAACTGCGCTTCGGTGGTCTGTGACACACCCAAGACTAAGCAACCGGTGCGACGCACCAGCAGCACCAAGCGCAAACTCTCACCCAGCGTGCAAGCAGATTTCACAAATATTGTGCAGGTCGAGAATATGGCATTGCAGCCGGGCATTAATCTTGTAGAGCTAAAGGGAAAGGCGACTCGCGTGGGACGTTGGCAGTTTAAGCAAGTGTGTCTAACTATGTCCAGCCTGGAGTTTCTCTCGGAGCACCTGCCATTTAATGTGCAGCCGCCGAGCTTTGAGATTTGCACCAAGCCGGCGAGTGCCTCACTGGAGTTTAAGACTCTCATCGCGGGCATTGTGCAACCCATTAATTTGCATGTGGCCGGCGGCAGTTTCATCTTTCCCGCAGATGCAAAGATCACTTTGCGCTGCTCTAAGAATCTGCGCATACGGCAAGCCTTGGAGCCGAGTGCGCCGGACAGCAATACCGATGCCAACTTTGAGAATGTGCTGCAAGTGCCGCTGTTGCAGTTTAAGTCGTTCGAGGAGCGTCGCATTCCGCTAGAGGTTCTTACCGATATGCCTGGTCGCAAAATGGCCAAACATCATGAGCATCATGTAACACTCAGCTGCCCTTGGTCGCGTAACGACCTTCAAATACCCATTGAGTTTCAGCCCGCCATGGAAGCTACTTGCCGTCTGCACACGTGCGGCACACAAAAGTTCCTGCAGGTCATTATGAAGGGTCTGGATGCTCGACTATTGCTGCAGCACGCCAAAGTTAAGTGTGATGTGCCCGGTGTGCGTCTGCTGGATCTCAATCCCGAGTCACAAGACCCAATTGTAAgcctaaaactaaaaaaagaaACGCCTTTTGAAGATTTCAGCTGACACTATTCCACTTGCAGGAAATCTATAAATCTTTGACGGTCACCTATCTATATGAGATACAAGTGGAGCCTCTGAAAGCCGAACACGAGCTGCCCATTGTCAAGGTGCACTTTGTGGTCAAATATGCAACTCTGTCAGAGCCGCATATCTGGCGCAATTATGGTTGTGCCTTTGATTTGGTGGAATATTCCACACTCTTCAAGCTGCAGGCACAGTTGGAACCGAACGAGTTGTGCCGCCTGCGCACCGTTTGCAATTTAAATCTGAAGATTACCAAAATCAATGAGAATCCATATGTAGATCTTATGTACGAGGTGCTCAATGATCAAAATCTGTGGGCGGTTTGTGGTCGTTCCGCAGGTGAGTCGTCGTTTATCCATTTT from Drosophila virilis strain 15010-1051.87 chromosome 2, Dvir_AGI_RSII-ME, whole genome shotgun sequence carries:
- the SIDL gene encoding trafficking protein particle complex subunit 10, producing the protein MQIKPIITYSGSFPLFRSLESQILNAIPLDTCEWRRTFQRPTKHVRLEAQTQQFSVEPLERYKRGEWSILEHPILHIFVTECNDIDTYKATIREEIDAWLKLLTSYGISDWMILLVETLDMRKTKNLLPRTTVLDKIRLDFGSKNDDRCISVLNPAKFEQKSTESFRCLVHRIRFLMLTSFNRNIAKYEELIRSKREKRNHDDWDFRQYFFMQEDLALIFEKLELPTEALIQYDELDAMFSQFITHTGFNEKQQWLAYFKRPLSAFHGICLSRVDKFEMRQKIRNEGVSLLEFRNYLFERQAYLLLTCNEIPEIAKRLLGFLFSTLREVEFIKLDCQEGALCCWEFVCALEVLQLCEQAMEPNEVTCFQHCAPIWNLAKDKLYELGKLCGLLPGCTPSSEQLHIVVQLSSGIGDAPPQQQFLQAMPQLRDRSPNRKPKLSAAQQLKEALGSNQTFQKLYLELAELAISTYKHVTRLRSARLVGLDLGKFYCALNEPHKAVGFFTDLLRELKAENWHMLSSQTLLELANCYRKMGDSLAYTKTCSSISCCAELETLVRTFYFDEFLKSLKTLKTTLSAQPSVENANYCVLEDHFRIVDIAVQNTKIIIQDDHLLVQLKVESLYPREIVAECIKLCYELHVTPEMDTALQDVSLVPAQHRECSSRLKVSLQLFHKQDNTLNCASVVCDTPKTKQPVRRTSSTKRKLSPSVQADFTNIVQVENMALQPGINLVELKGKATRVGRWQFKQVCLTMSSLEFLSEHLPFNVQPPSFEICTKPASASLEFKTLIAGIVQPINLHVAGGSFIFPADAKITLRCSKNLRIRQALEPSAPDSNTDANFENVLQVPLLQFKSFEERRIPLEVLTDMPGRKMAKHHEHHVTLSCPWSRNDLQIPIEFQPAMEATCRLHTCGTQKFLQVIMKGLDARLLLQHAKVKCDVPGVRLLDLNPESQDPIEIYKSLTVTYLYEIQVEPLKAEHELPIVKVHFVVKYATLSEPHIWRNYGCAFDLVEYSTLFKLQAQLEPNELCRLRTVCNLNLKITKINENPYVDLMYEVLNDQNLWAVCGRSAGVVSMKDVDCHSISLDVMPLSTGFLPMPSIRLSKYTAGGKNKADAHSRVHPFPPGQVYNSTKSMQIHVIASVSGDQ